The following are from one region of the Actinoplanes sp. L3-i22 genome:
- a CDS encoding DUF4262 domain-containing protein, which produces MSDYFREQTEIIQQFGWAVVHVVPSEEDPADAVPFAYTVGLTAAGHPELIIAGLPPDLGHQLLNEVAGRVHDEGARFGHGRRVADVIVDQDLVILSGRPTAELWPGAALARYGRERLRLQQLVWPDPGNLFPWQEGYEPEEYRQPLIDAPSAAMVRCRAPRSLAGPRGRRSATGRGRATP; this is translated from the coding sequence ATGTCCGACTACTTCCGAGAGCAGACCGAGATCATCCAGCAGTTCGGCTGGGCCGTCGTGCACGTGGTGCCGTCCGAGGAGGATCCGGCCGACGCGGTCCCGTTCGCGTACACGGTGGGGCTGACCGCCGCCGGCCACCCCGAGCTGATCATCGCGGGGCTGCCGCCGGATCTCGGGCATCAGCTCCTCAACGAGGTGGCCGGGCGGGTGCACGACGAGGGGGCCCGGTTCGGGCACGGGCGCCGGGTCGCCGACGTGATCGTCGATCAGGATCTGGTGATCCTCTCCGGCCGGCCCACCGCGGAGCTGTGGCCGGGCGCCGCGCTGGCGCGGTACGGGCGGGAGCGATTGCGCCTCCAGCAGCTGGTCTGGCCCGATCCGGGCAACCTGTTCCCCTGGCAGGAGGGGTATGAGCCGGAGGAGTACCGGCAGCCGTTGATAGACGCCCCGTCGGCGGCCATGGTCCGGTGCCGCGCCCCGCGCAGCCTGGCCGGTCCGCGCGGGCGCCGCTCGGCGACGGGTCGCGGCCGAGCCACCCCGTGA